The segment GTTGTCAAGAATCAAGACCGACAAACACCAAACACAGACAAGTAAAAACTTACATTGTACCTCAAACTTAACAGTATAAAAACTATCAGAAAATCTCAATCAAGACAGAAACACAGTTTACAACTAGTTTAAATTGTTGTATGTAAAGCTCATTAATAATCTGAAAAAAGTTGAGTCATTCGGTTGTAAAGCCAGCATACTTCCAGGCTCCAGCAGATGATTAACTTGAAATACCTTTTCCAAATTTGGTACAGATTCAAGTTTTAACTTACCCCGAAGAGTTCTTGACCCTTTTTCTCAAAGTTAGAATACCTCAAGAAATCTTCCTTCTGGTGCATAAGACAAAAGATAAAGTTCAAATATAATTCGTTGTTAAGAAAAAAACCAAGAACTCCATGCCCTCTTTGactaaagaaatgaaaaaaattctacTTTCAACATTAAATTGTAGCAAGAAACTGCAAGAATCACCGACAAATTGCCAGTGAAGTTACAAAACTAAACACCTAAAAGCACATACGACATTAAATTATCATCTTACTTTCTCAAAATGGGAAAGTACATGAATTTGATACTAGCTTCAATTCAGCAACTTGAAACATTAAGAATCTGGTCCAATCAAACACAGAGAATGAATAAAAGTAAACTAAAACCTCAATTAATTCCACAGAGTAGTATTTAACACCTCCCAGGTACAGGGTAATCACGCCGAACTTTAGACCCCATGGTAATCAACTCATAAAACTGATCACTAGACCGATAGGCCACATCTTTGGATATTAAACATGTCAACAAACAAAAGTTTTATCACTAGtcaatttgtaaaatattgtctAATCCAACTATGGTTTTTGCACTTTCATTATAGTCAGGCAAAATCAAACAACAATAGACGAGACAGCCCAAACAGCAAAGGCGAAATCATCATATTCGAAGTAGATAAGTTTTTTTTACTAAGGGGTTCCAAATACGAAGAAATAAGCCAAAAGGGTTCAACATCTCctacatatacataaaaataaataataacactTCCCACAGGAGGCTAGGAAGAATCCCTCAGCAGTAACTTGGCTCCACCCCTCCATCCAACAGaccatatgaaataaaaaacagTTTCTTCGCAGggttttatgaaaaataattttgcattTCAGGTTTCTCCACTATACACAAAGTCacaaatacacacacacataatcacaagactaaaaaaagaaatcacaaaaaaaagataaaatcttCATGtccaaatattattaaaaataaaaataaaaaatcattcaacCATAGAAACATAATGAAGAACTCATTCGTTCTTCTAAACTAGACGCATGAAGCTCTttcaaacaacaacaacaatatacccCGGTGAAATGCCATAAGTTAGGTCTAAAGCGGTAAAATGTATGCAAACTTTACGAAATACCCTCAACTCAAAAAAACCCAAGTAAAcagaattcttttttaaaaaaacaccaTTTTTAAGATGAAAAGTGTAGGAAAAATGCTTTACTTTGTGAATGAAGGTCGCTTCTGAAACTCTAGAAATTCTTCCAAGttcctaaaaaaatattttgtggatGAAAGAagactatatatatttatagacTCTGTCAAAACGCCATTGTTGCTGTTGTGTAACAGAGCAATTTCCATTAAGGGATATAAGGAACATGCCGTGAAACTTCATCTCTGTTATGGAAAAAAAGTTACTGTTATCCGAAAGCCAATAATAACATGACAGGTGGTGTGTAATAGTACCAccataaaaaagataaaaaataaataaataattatggtaaaatgatactattatatgattttgttctatattcaaattttatacagTTTCGTCCCCCATTAAAAACATTCCGTATTGACCAAGCTAGTTATAgagttttaaattcaaaatcaaaacctagTGATTTCCATTTACGGATAGTGTACaagaatagtaataaataaaacgtattattaatattgatattagTAAAGTTGAGATTATTTCTTATCTATTATTTGATTTCTTGTATCAAATTATGTaacattcatcacataattaagaatatttataaattacccTTCAGGAAATATGGTGGAAATTACATGGAAAAGTTTTGAGGCATAATTgtgtttttaattatgttaatgtatGCATTAAAACGAGCACTTatacataaattgaaaaagaatatatcgAACAACATATAAGTAATGCGCCAAGTTAATGTATATGACCCATAGAAGGCCAGTTTCCACCCTGTGCGACGCAATGTGTGACGCCCAGGCAACAGACGTGCCCTCAACTTAATGGATTGGGGcccaacttgcgttcaaagacgcAACGGTTCATGGGATTCTACATTTCACACCAACTATCGCATTTCGCGATGTTCTTCATCTATGCGAGGATCATTTGTGTTTCAAGAGCAGCACATGTCCCCACGCACTCCGAGGACGGGATGCTAAGGGGCGTCTATCAATTTTAGTATTACTTAGCATTTGTCTCGTCGAGTACATGATGAggtcggggggggggggggggggggggctaagCACCTCCACTTGCGCGTCGACAAGTGTTGAAACCTGTTCGTGGGTGCTTCTGTTTTGCAGGTTTCGACATTGATCCTTCCGCGGATTCACCTACGAAGACCTTTGTTATGACCTCTCTTTCCTCTAAATAATTAGATTCAATGGAATTCTCGCGACGTCAGGCAGTAAATTGGCCAGTCACCATGAATCAAACATTTCATTCGATCATCAATCGGTAGTAGTGACGTGCAACGTGTACAAAGCAAAGGCAGAGCTAGGTGGAGATTCGTGTGTTCGGACGAACCTAGTAACTTTTTCGTAAACCATGTATTTTATActagaaaatttattaaatatgtatgtatattaattTGTGTACCCCTAACAAAAATTGATCAcaaaattctaaagaaaattaaaattcctAAAATCTTTAAGTTGACTCCGCCTCTAATAAAAAGGGCggatttttttctaataatgcATCATGATACCTGCCAAACGCCCCTGAGTACGTAACACTTTGAGATCAAATCTTGATTAGTTACAACTTTATAAGAGGCAATTGTTAGAATAGGTGCGTCCACTAacagtcaatggaccaggtctCTTGACACAGTAAGAACAAATTGTAAGCCCAGAAAGTAGTCAACATCTACTACACGTCAACGGAGCAGGTCCCTTGACTCAGCAAGAACAGTAGCTGAAACAAATGCAAAAAGTAAATGGTTAAAATTTGCACAATGATTTTActtggaaacctccttgctcaagagAGTAAAAACATGACCTGTGGTACAGGATTTTCAACCGTCTTCACTAATAttctcaagcaaaagtgaaacccgGTTACAActaatgtgagaaaaagttattaatctcacgatcaagtaatctacctattacttgaagagcctaaACGGATACAACACCGCCCACTAAGCTATTTCCCCTAGATAACTTAGACTTTGCTAAGCGGATACCACACTGACCACTAAACCACCTAACtctagatgacttagaatttgactaagcaacaaaACAATGTTGCCCACTAAATTAGTTAACCTTAACTGATTTAGACTTTCAACAAACCAAAACAATCTGTTTCCTTTATAAATTAGGATCAGATTTACAACGTAAGCACATAAGACACTAATCTCTAAATACAACAAGACTCTTTAGCACTCTATCTGGTTCCTTGTTGATGATCAATGTTTATCCTTGAAGATGACCTTCACTTTTCAAGCTTATGAATTTTTAGAGAAAATCCAAGTTTAGTTTGTCAAGTCttaaatttgtgtttgttggaaagagataatataaaCCACCACAAATTCGTTGAGAAAATCCCATTGGCTGAAGGCCTGCAGTTCAGAAAAGTTGTGTACCTGCCGCATTAGAGGTGACAGCTGTCTCGTCACCTTTTCACATCGTAGTCTTGTGGGGACCAGATCTCTTGCAAACTTCTCTGTGAGTTTTTGAAAAGACTTGCTGGCTGACTTCCTTATTTGGATGAATGAATTTAGTATGATGTTTGTCATgctaaaaatatcaaacataaaaagtTATTACCCGTTGGACAACACCCTCATCCATTCTGATTGTTGTAGTACGCTGACACTTCACCAACCTTCTGACGAGCACAACTTTTATAGTTGTATATTTAAGTATCTCACCAATCTCGTCTGTTTTTCCTATTAGCGTAGGACACTGCACTTTTCACCTATCACTTGACATGACAACTTTACAATTGTACCCATTTGTATCTGGACGAGAACACTCTGTCAGAGACCAGGTCATTTGTgaagatcatcaaaacacctaaaatatgacaacaattaaattatcttcttagaattttttatttttttgctataGTTACACCGACTTTTGAGGACATAAATGCATGTTATTCTTCAATATTAAATAGTTCagttaataagttaaatattCACCGAAAAATCACCATTTTCAATAATAGAAATTAGTACtctgaaattgaaaaaaatactatttgTGTATATCGCTGGTGGTCAACATTTTAGAAAGAACTATATATAGAGGCTGGATGCATCAGAATTACATGAAATCAGGGTTCATTAAGTCCTTGTTACTTTATAAtggtttttaaattaaaaattaaaaaaattaaatttaaatgacttttaattatttttttttaaaaaaaaaaagataaaaggagactacttttaattttttacctatttaaaattatttttaattttatcactcccaattgttaaaaatgacataaaattaaatttgataaatttttttaaatcaactcAAATAGACTCGTCCTCAACAAAAgcaaatttctttaaaaaatatattagtttgcctttaaataagaaaaagttatttttctattgaaataatattattcaccCAAGcgtcaaaaattataaattgttactttacatcatcaaaaatattattcaccCAAGTGTCAAAAATTAGAAATTGTTACTTTACatcatcaaaaatattattcaccCAAGcgtcaaaaattataaattgttactttacatcatcaaaaatattattcaccCAAGcgtcaaaaattataaattgttactttacatcatcaaaaatattattcaccCAAGTGTCAAAAATTAGAAATTGTTACTTTACATCATCTTTCTTATTTAAACTTATTACTCGTTTTACTTAATGCAGTCATGTTATATTGTTAATATTctcatataatataatgaaatacttttctttttaatttattcaatttatttaattaagtatatattttaacaattagaaattttataatttataattttaaatctatcataatacttaatatttgaaaattttaaaatttatcatcttaaatatgtcataattgattataattttaaacaGTTAAGTTCGCCATGTTTCAGTAAATGCTTACTCATTTTGTTGACATATGTATAGAATAATCTTGCTCCAATACCTACCTGGATACACCTCTGTGACACAAATATAGGGGTgatcacaaaaatataaatataatattgtataatacaccttaaaaattgagaaaaatgaatCAGAACCAAACTATATAGTAAATTACATTGTTCCTTGGTTTTTATGAAACTGCTATATAGTAGCTAGGAAGGTCAAGTCTTATTTCTATGGAAAAGTATCGAAAAAATTTGTTTTCGTAGAGATACAATGAATAAAAAGCATGTGAAACGTTGTTAACAGTTTGACACATAGATAAATAAATCATTTGTCGAGATCTAATTCTCATGAGCTCAACCTGGCAAGAGTTATTGTGTTTTGCTTAGTACATTCTTTAACATTCATTCTTAACGGAGAAGGCTCAAACCCGTTGGTGGCCTAAGGCTAAAATCAAATTAGAggccttaattttttttttataaataatgttattttaaatctatttttctAGCTTTTTGAGATACAAAGTTGCTAATAATTTTTCACGTAGTTAAATAAATCGACATTGTGAACTTTTATATTTTGCAAATATCTTATGAATTCTTTATCTTATCTGTCCCAGTCTTGGTGGACAGAGTTACCTCGTAATTCTTGTTGGTAGGAGGTGGCAGGTATCCCATGGAATTACACCCAAGCTGGGTCTCATAGCACAATTATTATAAAAGTAGAGAAGAACTTATGAGTTCTTTACATTGCTAAAATCTATATCTTGACAATGAGGCACATAAATGCTAAAAGGTGAGAGGAAAAAGAACAAGCAGTGATTCTTAATATTTCAACAAAAGGAGCACAAGTTGGGCATGAGTTCTTTGGAGCTACTATAACTATCTTCCACAACTCAAAATGCTCAAAGTGATtgcaaaagaaaatagaaaacttTTGTATTTTGGTTTATCGAAATATATCTTAAATACAAGCCGAAAATCAAAAAGGAAAACCAATTGAAGAACCGAATTTATTCAGTTCGGTGTGGCTTTTCAGTTGAATGCCCACACCTAAGTCTGAGAAGCACTGAGAGGAAGACACAACTTGAAGGAGCATTAAGTTGATCAATGAAGGAGAATTGTAAATGTGACCTTGAACAatatctttattaaaaaaagtttcCAGCAATCATAGTATCTAAATTTGGCTATAGGCTGAGGTTAGAGAGCTTtcacaaattaatttattttcattgtaaaaaataataaagatgtATAAATGGCACCGagaaatttactcatatggatGCTAGAACTTTGGAGTTGTATGTTTCAAATGTTCTCAGCGCAAGCAAGATATGTGGTCTAAGGGAAGCATGAGTATAAATTCACTTGGCTTAATGAGGACTGGGAGTTTTAATGCATCTGTGATGCCTAGGGGGAAAAGAGAAGTTCTCTTGTAATGTAGGAAATGCTGTGGGGTAATTGCTTTTTGCTGTTTCAATATAAGTATTCACTGAAATGGTTTCTATTCTAACTCTCATCTGTCTGCTAGAATGTCTGAGAATTGGCAGATTCATGATCTTGATGGAAGCGTGGCGTGCTTCCTAATAGAATCAGTATGGATTTCACAGAAACGCATCCTAATATATGTTTAAACTTCATGAAATGTTTACTATTATTGTGAGTCGTCGAGATCCAATTTTCATCAGCTCAATCTGGCAAGAGTTTTTGTGTTATGCTTCATACTTGTtcaacatatcatccttagTTTGAACTCTGAAGCATCCTCAATTGGTGCCTCGATGCTTATTTGATGTGTTTTTGCATTGATTATCCTTGTTGAATGGTGGTAGTATATCACATTTCAAGATGATCACAGACCTGACCGACAGTTTCAAGTAATAGTGTGTGTTTTTTCCTGTTGCAAGACTACAGACAAGTAAGCTTAGCACCTTGGGTTTACAAgttgaaatgaagaaaataactttcttaatgtttttttttttatttcaaggaATTGTAGTTTTTTTCGATTCCAATTTGAACATTGTTTAAATTCTgtttagagcctgtttggattaatttattttaaatagtttcaagtttaaaaccatttttatactattcaaaaaatataaaaagattttcaaaataaaaaatatgatttttggcTTTTAAGTTCTTATAGATAATCCAAATAAACTCCAATAATATTATGGAAAATGttacattttcattcttttattatttcgaGTTTTTGATCAAAATCATTCTTAAATTAtgttcttaaaatatattttttcacagattgcattcaattatttaaaagtGAATAATTTTAATCCTTCTATTAAAATTTATCAGAAAATTAATAGATCccacaaaaatcaaattatccCTTAagtaaattcttttttaaattgggGATTAACACTTTGCCAGAGtaattgaactattttttatatcataaaCGGAGTGTTTGGTATGacagaaaatgtttttttttaaaagaaagatattttcaatttcaaaaatatttctagtttagtaaaaataaaagatattttttaaaaatatttatcattcataaatcaaacactaaaaaaaaaatttatcaaaaaatattttttatttaccaatcaaacataaaaaaaaactaaaaacctacttattttttaagaaaacatttttaataaaaaacattttccatcctaccaaacacacccaaaaatcaaaatctatCTCCCATTGCTCGTTAGTTGGTCAACTGGTCAACCCTAATATGTAGTACATTTTACCTGCACTTTTAGTTGACcaacacttaaattttttaaaaaatataacaaactcattatattttttaaaaaaattattttcggtgaaatttttttttcctttcttaccAAACACACTTCCACTTAAGTTAAGGTGAGTAGCTTTTTAGTTTACAaaacattttaatgattttagtGTGTTTTgtctatgaaaaataaaaattgagataaGTGAAAGGTAAAAGGGTAAATATCCCTTAAAGGGTAGTCGTTGGTAAcgaactcttttctttttcagtaTAAACAGAGCCCAGctcttcttcttcacttttcTTCATCAGTTTTCCGATTCCGTTTTCTCtctgcaaaataaaataaaatgaaattctcAGAGTTCGAAAGGAATTTGAATAGGGAATACATGACGAATCCAGATGAAGCGTGCTCACGAAAGCTTGAAGAGGGTACATTCATCATTACAGCTTCAATTTTTCATTCTCatcaattgataaaaaaatgtaacagtagaatagttttttttttattatgattctGGAATTTGTGATTGAGACATCGAGAAATCAACATTTTGTTTGCATATTGCAGATCAGAAGATGATgctaatttcttaaatttaaaatagtgaTGAATTTCGGTTATCAGAAGATTTTTAGGTATTGCTGTAATGATAGTCGGTTTGATGAATTTCAGTTCTCAGAAGTTTTTGAAAAGGATAGATAAATCTTATTAATCATTCAAAACTCAGTTAATGATAGgtatttgaatattaaaaagtggtgtatatatacatgttttGGTTAACAGACtgaatatttaaacaaaaaaaaagaatctaaaccacatcttttaaatttaaatcacCACGTGGCTTTTAATAATTACCAcacctttttttcctttttacccTATGGCCTATAGTTCAAccaactaaaaagaaaataatttatcttttctttaaaCCCAATCCGAACCATTTTACTATTATCGTTAGAAGAGGAATTGAAAAGGTAAAAGTGTAAATATCCCAAAAAAGAATAACGGCAAGGGGTTAGTCCGTTGGTAACGAACTCTTCTGTGCAAAACTATACACAGAGATGACGCTCCTCATTCTTCTTCATCACTTGCAATTTCTCTGCAAAacggaaagaagaaaaaatgaatttcttaGTGAATTTGTACTTCAATAGGAATTGGACAAGACAAGACATGATGAGTTCTGCACCAATTACCCAGCACGCTTACACAAGCTTGAAGACGGTATGTTTACACAACACAAATGTTGTAATTTAAGATGTTGTTACTAGAATAGATGATGCTAATTTAATCCCCAATTCTTATGAATTTTGGTTCTCCGAATAATCATAGACATACTCGGTGTGTTTTCTACAGTTTCTTGTAGTTCAGTAAGAAATAAGGATGAATTACAGATTCTCAGAAGATTTTGAAGTTTGACGttttaatagtaaaaaacgATTTGGAGATTTGGAGTAACATGCAACCTGTCATTAGCAGTTCGAATCGAGTTTTCCCTATTCCGTCTTGAAAGTTGTTTGTTAGAGTAGTATAGATTATGATAATGGAAGAACACATCAAAgttatttgttaaaattttgaacAGTTTAATGAACTTAATTAATTCGCATTTTTCATATAAGTATTGATTAGTTTTTGCTGAAACTATAGGTATATGTTACTCTCTTGTTGGCCATATTGGCCACTACTTTTGGATCCTACTTGCACTTGATCTGGGAAACAGGGGGGATGTTATCGGTAATTAAATGTGGATCAAGTTTACTCTTGCTTTACCGTACACCACAACAGAGAGTGGTAAGTCATCAATGACTCATAGATTGTCTTCCAAGTTGTTCAATTATTCTTCAAGTCGGCTTCTTATATTGTAACTATCTTCTGTCTATGTAGTTGTCGAGGCTCTTATACTTGATGGATGTTGCCATTTGCTTCGGTGCTTCTGTTGGCCTTTTTACTAAGTATTTCTTTGAAATCGATCAAAGGTAAAGACTCCAAAGATAATCATTATATGTACCAATATTTGACTATTATGACTAGCATTGAGTTTTAGAATGTTGGTTTGATATTAACATTGAACTAAATTGATGACTAGCATGGATTTAGGGGACTGGAATGGAATTACAGCTACCAAATTATATTCTTTAGAAACCGGAAACAGTTTTGAACTATATTGGCTTATGAATGAGAGAAGTTGAGCAATACAGACACCAAACTGTGATGAGTACTTTATTAGCACCTTGTTGTTCAATATCTTACTTCAgaaatctctctctctccagCACTGTCATTAGATTTTTGCAAGGTGCAGCAATTGTCTTTGGATGTTTCTGGTGTGCAGCAAAAGTACATAGGGAAAGGAGCTACATCTACATCACTAGCTTGTTTAGCACTTGTATTCTAATACTACTGCGGTTTGACGTTTCTCAGTGGACGCTAAAGGTGAGAAAGTTGTGCGCATACAATGTGTTCACACGCATCCTATAACACAGTTGTTCCCTTGTTCATAAATCAGTAATTTTGCCTCAAACttaatatatatgcataattacAATGATTTTGAACTACTTGACTCTAGTTTTATGAATAATATGACTGACTTGAATAGTGCTTATGACAGGCATACGTTCTGCTGGCACTCTTTATGGGGTACCTTGTGCTATATAGCCAAGAGATACTGTACAATGCTCGCTTTGGAGATATTAACTTTGCCAACTGCGCATTCACTATCTTCTTCTGTTTACCAGCTATTGTGGTCCATGCTGTAAGACTATGCCTGGGTGCAAACATGCATTGAGCAACACCGACAGAATTAGTGCTGATACACTTGGAACTATATATATACTCTGTGATGAAGAAAACATTGAATAGGATATACTATGTGATGACTACATTTTCTGTAAATGATGACTGCATTTTACTGTAAACTCATAGTCTGAAGCCAAGTGCTTTGAACAAATATACTTTGTGATGAAGAAAACTTTGAATAGAATATACTGCAgaattgttctttcttttttcaagaCATGATCACTCCATTCACCTATCAAGTATTCTTtcctgaaaaaaaaattataatgacaAAATCACTTAACGTAATCGAAGTATCActaaattgagattaggaatgAGATCAAGAAATGAATGCTGTGAGAGCTTACTTCAAAAGGGATTGGATAAATGAAGATATGACGAATACATGATCTTGTTATTGATAATGCAAAAATTCTGAATACAAGGACTTGTGAGATTTCCATACCTAAATGTGTTGGGTAATCTGTTACTGCAAGACAAGGGTATTGGAATTGGACTAACTGATGGCATGAGACATAATCATCATTCTCCGTGGCGTTCTTGAA is part of the Solanum lycopersicum chromosome 1, SLM_r2.1 genome and harbors:
- the LOC104645450 gene encoding bax inhibitor 1-like, producing MNFLVNLYFNRNWTRQDMMSSAPITQHAYTSLKTVYVTLLLAILATTFGSYLHLIWETGGMLSVIKCGSSLLLLYRTPQQRVLSRLLYLMDVAICFGASVGLFTKYFFEIDQSTVIRFLQGAAIVFGCFWCAAKVHRERSYIYITSLFSTCILILLRFDVSQWTLKAYVLLALFMGYLVLYSQEILYNARFGDINFANCAFTIFFCLPAIVVHAVRLCLGANMH